In Zingiber officinale cultivar Zhangliang chromosome 6A, Zo_v1.1, whole genome shotgun sequence, a single genomic region encodes these proteins:
- the LOC121994722 gene encoding flap endonuclease 1-A-like, whose protein sequence is SHLQGMFNRTIRLLEAGIEPVYVFDDQPPELKKQELAKRYLKRKDTTNDLNTTIETGDLEGIEKYSKRTVKVTKQHNEDCKRLLRLMGVPTIKAPCEAEAQSAALCKSDKVFAVASENMDTLTFGVPRFLHHLMDPSSKKISVMEFDVSKVLEELRLTMDQFIDLCILSGCDYCDNIKGRAIREA, encoded by the exons AGTCATTTGCAAGGGATGTTCAATCGAACTATCAGATTATTAGAAGCAGGTATCGAGCCAGT ATATGTATTTGACGATCAACCTCCAGAGCTGAAGAAACAAGAACTTGCCAAAAG ataTTTAAAGAGGAAAGATACAACTAACGATCTGAACACAACAATTGAG ACTGGTGATTTGGAGGGAATTGAAAAGTACAGCAAAAGGACTGTCAAG GTAACCAAGCAACATAATGAAGATTGTAAACGTCTCTTAAGACTAATGGGTGTGCCTACTATTAAG GCACCCTGTGAAGCAGAAGCTCAATCCGCAGCTCTTTGCAAAAGTGACAAG GTGTTTGCGGTTGCCTCAGAAAACATGGATACTTTAACTTTTGGGGTACCaaggtttctccatcatttaatGGATCCTAGTTCTAAAAAAATCTCTGTGATGGAATTTGACGTTTCAAAG GTTCTTGAAGAGCTAAGACTCACTATGGATCAGTTCATTGATTTGTGTATTCTCTCTGGATGTGATTATTGTGATAACATTAAAG gtcgggcaattcgtgaggcttga
- the LOC121994721 gene encoding dirigent protein 2-like: MAFHNALSIHALFIAHLGINIAYLVHPTTMQMASSLSSSSSVVVFLLLLFTSLCTAQSGTDGYLHLRFYNHERVLGSGPNATVVYAVERRGSTSGAGFGNLIVYDNLLRQGVEPDSPIVGRNQGMGVGSSVAENSGLTILQLVFTAGEYNGSSIAVQGPFPVAPLQTLFERAITGGTGRFRNARGYLWTREVRSTNTTLTGRLDAYITFL, encoded by the coding sequence ATGGCATTTCACAATGCTCTTTCAATTCATGCACTATTTATAGCTCACCTTGGCATTAATATTGCCTACCTCGTGCATCCAACGACCATGCAAATGGCAtcgtctctttcttcttccagcTCCGTCGTCGTCTTCCTCCTCTTGCTCTTCACGTCGCTCTGCACTGCCCAATCCGGCACCGACGGCTACTTGCACCTGCGCTTCTACAACCACGAGCGAGTTCTCGGCTCTGGGCCCAACGCCACGGTCGTCTATGCAGTCGAGCGGCGCGGCTCCACATCTGGGGCTGGGTTCGGCAACCTCATCGTCTACGACAATCTCCTTCGCCAAGGGGTCGAGCCCGACTCGCCCATCGTCGGGAGAAACCAAGGTATGGGAGTGGGATCGAGTGTGGCCGAGAACTCCGGCCTCACCATCCTGCAGCTGGTGTTCACTGCTGGCGAGTACAACGGCAGCTCCATCGCCGTGCAGGGGCCGTTCCCTGTGGCTCCACTGCAGACGCTGTTCGAGCGAGCGATCACCGGAGGCACGGGGCGGTTCCGCAATGCCAGAGGCTATCTTTGGACGAGAGAAGTTCGTAGCACCAACACGACACTCACAGGGAGACTCGATGCTTATATCACATTTCTTTGA